From the genome of Nocardia mangyaensis:
GCCACCGGCGCGACCTGGACCTACAACTCCCCCGTCGCGGAGTCGGTGCAGCCCGGCGGGTACACCATCGGCGGCTACTCCACCCAGATCGTGGTGGGTGAGAGCTTCGTCGTCGCCATTCCCGAGGGGATCGGCCTCGATGTCGCCGCGCCGCTGCTGTGCGCGGGGATCACGCTGTATTCGCCGCTGCGGCACTGGAACGCCGGGCCGGGCAAGAAGGTCGCGATCATCGGCATGGGCGGGCTGGGCCACGTCGGGGTGAAGATCGCCGCGGCGCTGGGTGCCGAGGTCACCGTGCTCAGCCAATCGCTACGCAAGCGCGACGACGGCCTGCGGATGGGCGCCTCCCACTACTACGCCACCAGCGACCGGGAGACCTTCCGTCAGCTGCGCGGCCGGTTCGACCTGATCATCAACACCGTCTCCGCCGACCTCCCGATCGACCACTACCTGCGCCTGCTCGCCCTCGACGGCACCCTGGTCATCCTCGGCCTGCCCGAGAACCCGATGCGCGTCACCGGCCGCCACCTCGCCGCCTACCGCCGCTCACTGGCCGGTTCGATGATCGGCGGCATCGCCCAGACCCAAGAGATGCTGAACTTCTGCGCCTCCCACGGCATCGGCGCCGAGATCGAACTCATCTCCGCCGACGAGATCGATTCCGCCTACGAACGCGTCGTGGCCAGCGACGTCCAGTACCGCTTCGTGATCGATACTGTGTCTATTTGAGCGCTGGCGCGCTCGAGTTCGCGCCCCCGGCGGTCCCGCCGATCAGGTGCCGTGGCTTGCTCCTTCGTCGCCTACGCCACGGCACCTGATCGGCGGGACGGGCGCGAACCGCCGACTGCGTCGGCGATCCCTCCTCGGGGTCGGGATGTGCGGGGCCGGTTTGTTGGAGCGGTGGCGGGTTCGGGGTTCGCGTTCCTGAGCGGTCCTGTCGATCGGGCACCGTTGCTTGCTCCTTCGTCGCGTACGCACCGGCGCCTGATCGGCGGGACGGGCGCGAACCGCCGACTGCGTCGGCGATCCCTCCTCGGGGTCGGGATGTGCGGGGCCGGTTTGTTGGAGCGCTGACGGGCTCGGGGTTTGTGGCACTGTCGGTCCCGTCGTACGGGGACCGGAAGGGGCCGTGCGGATTCGGGGAGTAGTCACCGGTTGGTGACCCTGCGGGGTTTGCCTGTGCTCCAGATGTGTTCGGGCCGTGCGTGCCGCACGGCCGGGTCGCCGCCGGATCGGTACCGTGACGACGTGGCCGACGACGACGAAAAACCCTCCAGCCCCGCCACACCGGCGCCGGTCGGCGCGGCGGGGCTGCTGCCGCCGAGTTGGTCGGTGCGGCAACCGCCGCGGTGGTTGCCGAGGGCACTGCTGTACGCCGCGCTGACCATCGCCGGGCTGATCGCCGCCTTCTGGGTGCTGGGCAAGATGCAGGGTCTGCTGACCGTGCTGATGGTTTCGCTGTTCCTGGCGTTCGCGATCGAACCTGCGGTGAACTGGCTTGCCGCGCGCGGGGTTCGGCGCGGTGCGGGCACCGGCGCGGTGTTCCTGCTGGTGCTGGTGGTGATCGTGGCGTTCGTCTGGACGCTGGGCGCGCTGCTGGTCAATCAGGTGACCATGCTGGTGACGAACGCGCCGGACTATGTCCAGGACCTGGTCGACTGGATCAACGCCACCTTCAACCAGGATCTGTCCGGTGACGACCTGACTCACTACGCC
Proteins encoded in this window:
- a CDS encoding NAD(P)-dependent alcohol dehydrogenase, which codes for MSTAAAYAMSAPDGSFEKVTVERRALGPDDVLIDIKYTGICHSDIHTARDEWGGAQYPCVPGHEIAGIVAAVGPEVRKYQVGDRVGVGCLVNSCGKCEPCLAGEEQYCATGATWTYNSPVAESVQPGGYTIGGYSTQIVVGESFVVAIPEGIGLDVAAPLLCAGITLYSPLRHWNAGPGKKVAIIGMGGLGHVGVKIAAALGAEVTVLSQSLRKRDDGLRMGASHYYATSDRETFRQLRGRFDLIINTVSADLPIDHYLRLLALDGTLVILGLPENPMRVTGRHLAAYRRSLAGSMIGGIAQTQEMLNFCASHGIGAEIELISADEIDSAYERVVASDVQYRFVIDTVSI